CCACCGGTACCAAGGATTCGTTGGTGGTTTCAGTGGGTTCTGCGCGCTGTGTGGGCTCCATTTTCTGCCACTGGCTCTCATCCATGGAGATCACTGCAGGCCAAAACACCAGCCTGCAGTGAGAGCTGGCTGGTTTTTGAACTTGCCGGGCGCGCGCCGGCACCCTCCCCTTCCGGtccaaggccacgcctcctcccaCTGCTGAACGCCGGAGGCCAGGCTCCGGCGCCGACTGATGACGTCAGCGCCGGCCTGACCTACCCGGAAGGAATTGCGCCGCGCCGCGCCGCGCCCCGCGCGAACGTACAGCACGGCCGCAGAGGTTCGCCAAGCCGGGGATACTGAAGCAGCCCTGACGGGGGAGTGACCGGACGAGAGGGAGTCCAAAGGGGCCAGACTTCAGCAGCGGCTTCCGAGGAAGACTTACGCCGCTCGGGTAGGCCCTCCTCCCACGGGTATTAACCAAGGGGCTCCCGCAGCTCTGCTCTAACTGCTGTGCATCCACCCTGTCCCTTAggaccagtgttccctctaaggtgCGCGGGTGCGCGGCCGCGCATCAATTATTGTGCCCCCGCTCACCACTTTATAATGTCCGCTCAGCGGCACCTGCAGTCATCATGATGATGACTTCTTCAGCAATACGTTCAGTGTGCGGCGCCGCCTCCACATATTTCTGCGCTACTGCTGCAGCTCCTCCTTCTTTTTCTGACcggaagaggagaggaggactGAGCAGCACGAAGCAGCAGGGCAAGGTAATGTGGAGGTGGAGCTGTCTTTTAACCTGAGGGAGGCTAAAGTGGTTTTACCCTGCTGTGTCAGGGACAGGGTAAGACGCCGCCTGCAAAGTGAAGACATTAAAATCTCCCTGAGTGTTCCCATAGATCACGCGGGAGCAGAGTGCAGGGTAATTACAGAGCTTCATGTTACATTTAGTTGAACAGGACACTGCACAGCCCTTTGAATGAGAAATTTATCATTTTATGTTTGCAAAGTGAGGAGGGCTTCAGGCTTTCACTGCATGTCTCCCACACAACATTACCAGTCCCTTCATATCCCAGTGCCtcactctgccctcagcatggtaTGTAGCTGGAGGGAGAAAGCACGACCTTACCACTATGTAGGGTACAGTAGGCAATCTCCACAGCACATACCACATAGGTTGCAGCCTGGCTGTGCAGCACCTTCTTCTTCTGCAATACAGAAGAAGCTGCAGCAAAGAAAAGTAAAAGTTCAAATGAGACCACAATGTTGTCTTTATAGTGTTAAAGAAACTATTCACTCAATGAAGGACAAAGGCATATTTTATGTTCACCATCATATAACCAAGTGCAAAATAATAATTGTTacttatataatactgcctctatgtacaagaatataactactataataccgcctcctatgtacaagaatataactactataataccgcctcctatgtacaaaaatataactactataataccgcctcctatgtacaagaatataactactataataccgcctcctatgtacaagaatataactactataatactgcatctatgtacaagaatataattactataatactgctcctatgtacaagaatataattactataatactgctccattgtacaagaatataactactatactacttcctcctatgtactagaatatacctactataatactacatccttgtacaagtatataactactataatactgtctcctatgtagaagaatataactactatactactgcctcctatgtacaagaatataactactatactacttcctcctatgtactagaatatacctactataatactgcctcctatgtacaagaatataactactataataccgcctcctatgtacaagaatataactactataatactgcatctatgtacaagaatataactactataatactgctcctatgtacaagaatataactactataatactgcatctatgtacaagaatataactactataatactgcctcctatgtacaagaatataactactataatactgcttcctatgtacaagaatataactactataatactgcctcctatgtacaggaatataactactataatactactccctatatacaggaatataactactataatactgctcctatgtacaaggatataactactataatactgctcctatgtacaagaatataactactataatactgctcctatgtacaggaatataactactataatactgcctcctatgtacaagaatataactactataatactgctcctatgtacaagaatataactactataataccgctcctatgtacaagaatataactactataatactgctcctatgtacaggaatataactactataatactgcctcctatgtacaagaatataactactataatactgctcatatgtacaagaatataactactataatactgctcctatgtacaggaatataactgctataattctgctcctatgtgcagtaatataactactataatactgccccttctTGTTTGCCtgtcctatcgcccacctttgactAAGCATTGCTCATCTCTAAGTCGACCGCGCTCAGCAgcggccaaggcttagagggaacactgcttaggacaggaaacagaactggcatgacgggggttgtacctcccttttgaagaggctgtgcttcctgtttcctgtcctgaggaagggggcggatggtatccatgggtgctgtcataggcgaggggggaaaaatatatatataaaactccaAAAGTAAATAAGAAATGTTGGCAGAGAATGATGGTATTACTATAAAGCAACTTTTATTTTAGGCTTGGTATCCTGATACTGAAGTGGATTGTTCTTTATCCACCTTACAATACAGCTATTACACTAGACATGAAAGGCGAATACGTAACCGCTGAAGTGCAAATGGTTTGCATCCAGAGTATAGGCCTTTAGAAAGAAAATTGTGCCACCTAGTGTTTAAACAGAGAAGCACACGTCCATGTCATTAACTGCTGATGGTGTTCGGTCTAGTCAGTGTGCTGGAAGCAAATCATACATTACATGTTGTTCATACCCCTAGAAGTGTTAATTATCTGGTGGTTTGAATCTAGATGCATGAATAATACAGTAAACAGAACTTTTAAATctggacattttcctttagaTGATTAAATACCTCTAAAAAGCTGTAACTGATGAGATGGTAATTAGAAATCTGAAAAGTAGCCTATGGCTCAGAAAAAGCATAGCAATTTCTCATGCAGAAAGTCTTGTGGGGCTTGTACCTGTGGAACATTATAATCTCAAGTactcgaaaaaaataaaataaaatgtgcacAAAAAAATTACGTAGACAGAAGTCCTGCAATGGAGTAAAGACTATCTGGCTACAAGGCAGTGGAAACTAAGGTAAGCATAGGAAAAATTACATGGTAAAAAAActaagcatagaaaaaaaaaaaaaaaaaaaaaaaaaaaaaacacaactaaaaTCTTCTATTCTTCGCCTCTAAACACAATATAACATACAACAAAGACGGCAAGACAGAGCAGTTGTCATTTTCGTGAAGGGTCAGACGAGCCTCCTTAAACAGGCATGGATTTACTGCTGCGTGGAACAGACTGAAGCGCGAGTTATTTTTCATGTCCTTTTTGCCGGTTTCGCAGTCAGCTGTTTCTCTCTTTCAAGCTCCCGCTCTCTTTGCTGTTCTTGCTTTAGGTTTTCCTCCTGCTTTTTTTGCTGGAGCTTCAGTGCACGTCTCTGAAACAAATAGGACTATCATCAGCACCATAACCCTGCAGTAAACACATCTACATTGTATCATGAAGACGTCTTTGGTTGGGATACCAAACTCCAAATTTGGCCCAGGTGAAGGCATGCACAGCTACACCTCGGGCTCCTGCAGCTATCCACTTATAGAAATGGCCTGCATTTAATGATACATTTCCCAtgtaatggcagcagcagcaaggtATCTGTCTGGTTGGCGGTGGCTTCCCCCAACTGAAACAATGAAAAGTGTTTTCCAAAAATGACTTTTACGATAAAACCATGAAAACATTCCTAGAAAGCCTTATTGGTAGGCAGTGGTGTTGAGAGCACGGGGAATTCAGGGTTCTTCTTCCCAATGCCTTATATATCCAGGCTCCACGTCTCTCAAATGCATCATGTAGGAGTAAAACTTCCCGATCTGAAACTTACTTTTAATTTGGAGGACTTTTCATGGAGCAGAATCATTTCCTTCCTAATGTTCACTAATTTGCTGTGGTAATATTTGGCTTCTGAAAACTAAGTAAGAGAAAAACAGGATTTATTTAGGCAAACAAGTAAATGTAACAGAAGAGTTTACCAACGATGGCCTCCATTTCTATTCTGAAATATGCCGCTACGTGTAAATGATGATACTTACCATGATCGTTAAAAGTTAGGGGGCTGGGAGATTAGCATTAGTCAGTATATgctttaacccttagaggaccttgcgattttccatttttgcgtttacATTTTTCACtctccgccttcccatagtcctaactttttatttttccgttcacatagccttatgagggcttattttttgcgggacaagttgtactttctaatggcaccatttacggtagcatacaatgtagtggaaagcagGGTAAAAGTTCCAAATGgagtaaaattgggaaaaaataaaatttgttttaCATCATtccaggtcagtatggttacaACAATAACACActtttttaatactgggaaaaaaaaataaataaaaaaaaaataaaaaaaaaaaaaatatatatatatatatatatatatatatatatatatatatatatatatatatatatatatatttatttattttattttatcaccatattctgacccctataacttttttgcagaTATGTGTACGGGGCTCTGTGaggactaatttttttttgcagggcgatctgtacttttcagtgataccattttgaagtgtgtgcaactttttttatcactttttataaaaaatgattgggagtgaaaaaaaatggcgtattggtttttatgtttttttttcccgttacgccatttgccattaatattgttaggaaaggggggtgatttgaacttttatatttttaaaagctttttatttaacatttttttatgtcaccctgggtgactataactggcaatcattaggttgcccattgtgttcattcatggctatatagccatcattgaacacttcattttcaatataacaatacagtgctgccacccgcttccccactgctctgatgccatggtcacatttgaccatggcatctaaaaggGGGAAATATATGCAATCAGACttatggctgatcacatacatgtgcCACGGGTGTCTTCCAttttaaacagcagaaacccagctGCTATGTCGCCCACTGCACGTTTAAAGACCGGACTTCCGCTGTacatgtcctgaaggggttaaaaaaacatggCCGCTCTCTTCTAGAagcagtgccacacctgtctatGGGCTGTGtcaggtattacagctcagcttcGTTGAAGTGAATGAGCTGCTATACCGCAACCAACCTGTGGAAAGGTGCGACGCTCTTTTTGGAAGCAATCAGCCATTTGTTTCTAATCTGGGGCGAACTTTAAGTTCTAAATATGACATTAGATGTATAATAAACTCAATTTCCATTTTGATATATACAAATGTGTGTAAATAATTACCATGATCAACCCGACCTGAAATGAAAATTAGAAGGCTGGGATGTCAGCAGAAGTCAAGTTACTTTTGCATCTTTACATGTGTTCTCATTTACTATTGAGCAGATTATTGGAGGTGCATGATTTTACCAGTTGCTTGAATGAAGAGTGTCcagccccttaggcctctttcacacggtcattgcggaaacatgtgcgggtgcgttgcgggaacacctgcgatttttctgcgcgagtgcaaaacattgtcatgcgttttgcatgcgcgtgagaaaaatcgcacatgtttggtacccgaacttcttcacagaagttcgggcttgggatcggtgttctgtagattgtattattttcccttataacatggttataagggaaaataatagcattctgaatacagaatgcatagtataatagcgctggaggggttaaaaaaataataataataatttaactcaccttagtccacttgatcgcgtagcccggcatctcgtctgtctcctttgctgaacaggacctgtggtgagcattcatttcaggaacaggacctgtggtgacgtcactccggtcatcacatcaccatggtaaaagatcatgtgatgaaacatgtgatgaccggagtgacgtcaccacaggtcctgttcagcaaaggagacagatgagatgccgggcagcgcaatcaagtggactaaggtgagttaaattattttttaacccctccagcgctattttactatgcattctatattcagaatgctattattttcccttataaccatgttataagggaaaataataatgatcgggtctccatcccgatcgtctcctagcaaacgtgcgttaaaatcgcaccacatccgcacttgcttgtggatgcttgcgattttcacgcaaccccattcatttctatggggcctgcgttacgtgaaaaacgcacaaaatagagcatgctgcaattttcacgcaatgcataagtgatgcgtgaaaatcaccgctcatgtgaacagccccacagaaatgaatgggtcgggattcagtgcgggggcaatgcgtttaactcacgcatcgcatccgtgcggaatactcgcccgtgtgaaaggggccttaggcttttGTCAGTTTTACATAGACATTTAAATCAGGGGCCCTGTATGATGAATCTGTTTCAAACTCATCCATTGTTAATGAACAGAGAGATTAGAGCTATGGACTTTGCTTTTCTTAGACCTCCTTCACATATCTCACATATGTCAGTAGCCCTCCAGCATGAAGCAGAAAACGTCAGAACTGAGCCAAAACTGATCCAATAGTTTTCTATGGGATCGTTCTCATAAATCCAGCGCATGAGTCGTGATGCCGGATCTCAAATAGCCGCacacaaaaatgctgcatgcTCGGTTATTCTGTCCGGCGCCATCAATGTATAGATGCCGGATCTGTACACTGACATGCATACACATCAGTTGTGTCCAGATCCCGAAATAAAATAGCTGGTTGGACACAAATGATATGTGTGAAGAGGTTCTtaccataaaaaacaaaaactaaaaacactGGAACCCAGgcaaaaggaaaaaacaaaaaaggaattATCCCATGAAAGGTATTTATCACCTAGCCACAGGATGTTGGACTGCTGAGGGTCTGACCACTGGCACCTTCAGCAAACCTAAGAAAGGAGGGCTCCCAAGTTCCCTGTCTGAATAGAGCAGTAGTGCACGTCGGTCCAACGCTCCGTTCCCTTCTATGTAATTGACTGCGCTATTtttgtgagataacccctttcatGTGAACTTAGTTAACATCAGAAGGTAATCTGCTCAGTCTATAGCCTAAATATACTTCCCCACATTTTCATATCCCCATATGTACTTTAGAAGCAGTTATGTAAAACTTACCAGGGCGTTGATATCAAGAATTGAATTACACTCTCGAAATTTGGAAATTTCTTGCTCAAGCGTGTCTAACAATACCACTTGATTTTGCCTGCAACCAAATATATAGGGTATTATAAAAAAGAATCCTTTTGTGTGCCAATTTATTTTAATAGCAGAAAGGCAATTGTATAGCAGTTTCCAAACTGTTGGTTTTAGTGATCTGACAGTGATTAATAATCCTGCTCCAACTATAGACACAGTAATGGGttactgatggcctattcttagAATAGGCCATGAATATCAGATCATGTGAACGGGACAAAGCTGCAAAGTTTAAATAGCCTGCACTGCCGATACCCGCAGCCTGTTTTTTTGGCAGTGTGAACCTCAATGTCTGGACCCATGTACACAATCAAGAGGCTGCAACACTTGCCAGGCCGCCGAAGCCCTTTCAAACAGCTCATCGTCGGGGGTGCAGACAGTTGGACTGCATCAATCGAATATTGATAGTTATCAATTTTAAAAGCCTGTTTAACCcctataggcctctttcacacgggcgttgcgggaaaatgagcAGGttcgttacgggaacacccgcgatttttctgcgcgagtgcaaaacattgtcatgcgttttgcactcgcgtgaaaaaaattgtgcatgtttggtactcgaacttcttcatagaagttcaggtttgggatcggggttctatagattgtattattttcccttataacatggttataagggaaaataatggcattctgaatacagaatgtatagtaaaatggcgctggaggggttaaaaaaataaaataaaatttaactaaccttagtccacttgtttgcgtagcccggcatctccttctgtctcctttgctgaacaggacctggggtgagcattatttacatgaacaggacctgtaatgacgtcactccggtcatcacatgttccatcacatgatccatcaccatggtaaaagatcatgtgatggaacatgtgatgaccagagtgacgtcatcacaggtcctgttcatgtaattaatgctcaccccaggtcctgttcaggtctccatcccaatcgtctcctagcaaccgtgcgtgaaaattgcaccgcatccgcacttggttgcgattttcacgcaaccccattcacttctatggggcctgcgttgcgtggattatcgcaccgcaacgcacaaagaggagcatgctgcgattttaatgcaacgcataagtgatgcgtgaaaatcacagctcatgtgaacagccccatagaaatgaatgggtcggtattcagtgcgggtgcaaagcgttcaactcacgcatcgcatccgcgcggaatactcgcccgtgtgaaaggggccttagggttgtTCCATCACATCAACTTATCTCCTATGCACATTATAGGGGACAAGTGTCTGAATAGCGTGGTTCCAACCACTGGGCCCCcgctgatcacaagaacagggaccCTTTTTCCCACGTGtgtccaccgctccattcaattgtatgggagCGCTGTCTCCATAGCCCCCATAGAGCAGAAGGGAACGGCACTGTACAGGTGTTCGGCACACCATTCAAACAAGGGGAACACTGGCCCTGTTCTCACGATTGGCAGGACCCGCAGtggtcagaccccaccgatcagacacttatcccctattttgtggataggggataagttgttgtaatgggacaacaTATTTAATTTGATGACAGCTACGTCCTGTCAGAAAATGTCTGTTGGCAGTCTGTGTGCAGGAGTTCTCCCTCTGACTGCTTACTTGTGCAACTGGTGAAAAAAAGTTGATGAAGAAGAGCAAAGACCAGCTTCTCCACAGGCAGATCATGCCGTCGTCAGAGGCGGGAGCAGTCCTAGGTAGCTTTAGGACAATCTGTGTAATTAGGCTGCAGACTGCTACACAGTTATGACTGAATTAGTCTGCAGTCGTACCTCCCTAAAATAATTAATGTAGATGTATTCATACATACGTGAGCTCCTGTAAGGAAAGCTTGGAGTTCTGAAGATTGGGCAAGTAGTGAGAAATAAGCCCTGCACTCAGCTGCTCCACAGCTCT
The Bufo gargarizans isolate SCDJY-AF-19 chromosome 2, ASM1485885v1, whole genome shotgun sequence genome window above contains:
- the BLOC1S6 gene encoding biogenesis of lysosome-related organelles complex 1 subunit 6 isoform X1, whose product is MEEGGKSDGQVVESSTSSQGHNVAAGESIEVVDEGLPDDLPSLDSRAVEQLSAGLISHYLPNLQNSKLSLQELTQNQVVLLDTLEQEISKFRECNSILDINALFSEAKYYHSKLVNIRKEMILLHEKSSKLKRRALKLQQKKQEENLKQEQQRERELEREKQLTAKPAKRT
- the BLOC1S6 gene encoding biogenesis of lysosome-related organelles complex 1 subunit 6 isoform X2; the encoded protein is MLPQVGESIEVVDEGLPDDLPSLDSRAVEQLSAGLISHYLPNLQNSKLSLQELTQNQVVLLDTLEQEISKFRECNSILDINALFSEAKYYHSKLVNIRKEMILLHEKSSKLKRRALKLQQKKQEENLKQEQQRERELEREKQLTAKPAKRT